The sequence ACCAGAAAGGTGTAGAAAAAGCCCGTCAAGGGGATTACGAAGGCGCGATCGCGGCTTTCGATCGAGTATTGCAAGCCAATCCCCACATGGCAGATGCCTACTACCAACGAGGGTTGGTTTATTTCGACTTGGGAAAACCTTACCAGGCAGTTGAAGATTACAACCGAGCTTTAGAACGCAATCCGGAACTAACGGCTTGTTATTACGCTCGGGCTTTGGTACGTTTGAGTCTGAAAAATTTGCCAGGAACCCTCGCAGATGTGGAAAAATGCTTGCAACTGGATCTCAATTATGCGGCGGCTTACCAGTTGCGGGCGATTGTCAAACGCAAACAGGGAGACTCCCAAGGTGCGATCGCGGATTTTAAAAAGGCTGCCCAGCTCTACGTGAAGCAAAAAGATAAAGAGAACGCCCGTCGCTGTTTGGAAAGCATCGAGAAATTGCAGCCTAGCACAACAACAGCGGCACCGTCTTGGATTCCATCGCCCATTTCCACCCCTACCCCCAAAGCACAAACGACCCGCATTCCCCCCATGCAGTCGGCGTCGGATTACTATACCCAACTGTTGGAGAGAGCGGAACGAGGAGATTGCCAAGGTGCCATTCAAGATTTGGATTGGGCCTTGCAAGCGGACAGTCAAGACGCCCAAGCGTACTGCTGTCGCGGCATTTTGCGGTACAAGCTGGGCAAACATTACGATGCCCTCTCGGATTTTAACCAAGCTTTGCGCCTCAACAATGGAGATATTTCCGCCTATCGCAATCGCGGGAAAGTACGCTTGCACTTGGGAGACCATCGGGGGGCGATTTCTGATTTTAATGCGGCTTTGCAAATTGAGCCCAACGATGCTATGCTTTATATTGCTCGGGGCAATGCTTATCGGGAAATGACCGACTACGAATCGGCGATCGCGGATTACTCAAAAGCGTTGCAGCTCGATTCGGAACGGGCGGATGTTTATATTTATCGGGGCATGGCTTACGTGCGCCAAGAGCAAATGCAGCAGGCTATTGATGACTATCAGGCAGCTGCCGATCGCTATTTTCAACAGGAGAACTGGCAGCACTACCAAGCCACGTTGGAACGCATCCAACAGTTACAATCGTTTACGGTTTCTAGTTTCTTCGATACTTGGGACAGTTCCCAACAAGCTTCATCCGAAGCTGCGGAAAGTACCAGTTCCTTACAGCAACGGCTGTTCAAGTTGGTAGGCGGTCATTGGGAGTTGGCAGAAAGATTGCTCAACCAAGCTCGCCACGACTATCCAGGGGAATCGGAAGCATGGTACTTGCAAAAGGTAATTCAGGATATCGAACGCGATCGCGATTTCTAAGAAAAACCAAAAATCAAACGCCCCTAGGATCGACCGGTGGCGAAAATAGCTTCCTAGCGGGAAGCAGGAAAAACCTCCCGACACCCAAGCCGGGAGAGCATGGAAAAACGCTTCGCCATTGTTGGGAAGCGCACTCAGGAAAGCTGCTACTTACTCGATTATTTTTAATTTGGTTGCCCGAATTTCGTTTCTAGGCAGCGAAATCTACTAGCTCAATTTCAAAAACCAAATCTTTGCCAGCTAGCGGATGGTTGCCATCTAGAGTAACTTTGGAATCTTCCACCGCGGTAACCGTAACTGGGATAACCTGTCCGGAAGGATGTTGAACTTGTAGCTGCTGTCCCACTTCTACGCTAATATCCTCAGGAATTTGCTGCCGGTCTACTTCCGCAACCATTTCCGAACGGTGAGGACCGTAGGCTTTGTCGGAAGGAATTTCTTCGGTTTTGGATTCCCCGGGGGCCATGCCTACAACAGCTTCTTCAAAACCAGGGATGATTTGCTGTTCGCCGATGGTAAACTCCAAAGGTTCTCCGTGATTGCGAGAGCTGTCGAACACGGTACCGTCTGTTAGCTTCCCGGTGTAGTGTACTTTTACTTTATCACCTTGTTGTGCTTGTGCCACGGTGAATTTCCTCCATGTCGAACGTCAATGTGCAGTATATGCATCTACCGATAGTTTTTTGCTAACGGATACGAATACCCGCTAACGATTACACTCTCGATTGGTTCAAGAGAGGGACTATCTGCCAATGCTTTGAGGAAAATTCCCAAAGCGCTTTGGTATTTTTTGCCTTGGTTCTCGGCCTGTTATTGGCCGTATTCCTTGACCGGTACAGAGGTTTCTTATATTTATTTATAGAGGAAACTTGTGCCTGGACTTCACTTTCGCTGCCCACAGTTTAGCACCTTTACCAGCAAAATGAACCATTGGGGGTGTTGGGTGTAGCAACCAATACACCACTGTTCCTTCGCCTTAACTTGTTTTCACTGGTACTCCGCATTCTTACACAGAGAATGGCGAATTGTTGGGTGCAGATGCTAGAAAACATGGACCGGCGAAGTCAAAATTGGTTCTCCCTTCGCTATCCAAATACCTTTCCTTAGATAGCTCCAGCAAAAGCAACTGAGTTCTCTTCCTCAATTGCCCTCGAACATCGAGAACCAAATTATTGCTCTATCTTTGACGGCGTCGAAGCCGACGTTGCTGTTTGTGCCGGGCAAGTTCTTTTCGCTTGCGTTTTTCTTTGGGCGTCTCAAAATGTCGCCCTTTTTTCATATCTGCGAAAATGCCGGCTTGGGAAACTTTCCGTTTAAACCGACGTAGGGCGGATTCTAGCTTTTCATTTTCTGCCAAGACCACTTGGGCCATTTAGATTCCTCTCATTCTAGTTGTTCGCCTGGTGCTAAAGCGAACCAATTATTGACATCTCCCCCAGGCTCAAGGCA is a genomic window of Geitlerinema sp. PCC 9228 containing:
- a CDS encoding peptidylprolyl isomerase; this translates as MAQAQQGDKVKVHYTGKLTDGTVFDSSRNHGEPLEFTIGEQQIIPGFEEAVVGMAPGESKTEEIPSDKAYGPHRSEMVAEVDRQQIPEDISVEVGQQLQVQHPSGQVIPVTVTAVEDSKVTLDGNHPLAGKDLVFEIELVDFAA
- the rpsU gene encoding 30S ribosomal protein S21 gives rise to the protein MAQVVLAENEKLESALRRFKRKVSQAGIFADMKKGRHFETPKEKRKRKELARHKQQRRLRRRQR
- a CDS encoding tetratricopeptide repeat protein, with product MNIARSMESELYQKGVEKARQGDYEGAIAAFDRVLQANPHMADAYYQRGLVYFDLGKPYQAVEDYNRALERNPELTACYYARALVRLSLKNLPGTLADVEKCLQLDLNYAAAYQLRAIVKRKQGDSQGAIADFKKAAQLYVKQKDKENARRCLESIEKLQPSTTTAAPSWIPSPISTPTPKAQTTRIPPMQSASDYYTQLLERAERGDCQGAIQDLDWALQADSQDAQAYCCRGILRYKLGKHYDALSDFNQALRLNNGDISAYRNRGKVRLHLGDHRGAISDFNAALQIEPNDAMLYIARGNAYREMTDYESAIADYSKALQLDSERADVYIYRGMAYVRQEQMQQAIDDYQAAADRYFQQENWQHYQATLERIQQLQSFTVSSFFDTWDSSQQASSEAAESTSSLQQRLFKLVGGHWELAERLLNQARHDYPGESEAWYLQKVIQDIERDRDF